In one window of Legionella fallonii LLAP-10 DNA:
- a CDS encoding MFS transporter yields the protein MSNSRVLAWFVWVIVSIFYAYQYILRVMPNIMLDDITLQFHIDAAVFGQFSGVYYIGYSLMHLPIGIMLDRFGPRKVMTACILLTVIGLLPIIFAEHWVYPLVGRALIGIGSSAAILGTFKIIRMTFKEKHFPRMLSFSVMIGLIGAVYGGGPVSYMCAHLGYKMVVEIFVIIGILLACITYFIVPDIKSTQHESVIANIKTVFTNKKVIMLCLFSGLMLGPLEGFSDVWGSGFLKQAYSLSSTTANYLPSMIYIGMCFGSPILSLIAEKTGYYLGTIIVAGAVMFLTFVALVAGVLTVPSITISFILVGMCCSYQILAIYKVSTYMPENLAGLTTAIANMIIMIFGYGFHSAIGFVINSYGGTHVTQAFVYGIGVIPVTLAVGIIGFLLVAYKEKYNTSNSAFVAG from the coding sequence ATGTCTAATTCACGAGTTCTTGCTTGGTTCGTATGGGTGATTGTGTCCATATTTTATGCATACCAATATATTCTAAGAGTAATGCCCAATATTATGCTTGATGATATTACCCTACAGTTTCACATTGATGCAGCGGTATTTGGACAATTTTCTGGCGTTTACTATATCGGCTATTCGTTAATGCATCTACCCATAGGTATCATGCTGGATCGTTTTGGTCCACGAAAAGTCATGACTGCTTGTATTTTACTAACAGTCATTGGTTTACTTCCTATTATCTTTGCTGAGCACTGGGTTTATCCGCTTGTGGGAAGAGCTTTGATTGGAATTGGTTCTTCAGCAGCAATTTTAGGAACCTTTAAAATAATACGCATGACCTTTAAGGAAAAACATTTTCCTCGTATGTTAAGTTTTTCTGTAATGATAGGGCTGATTGGGGCTGTTTATGGAGGAGGGCCTGTGAGCTATATGTGCGCTCATTTAGGCTATAAAATGGTTGTAGAAATCTTTGTCATTATAGGAATATTATTAGCTTGTATTACTTATTTTATCGTTCCTGATATTAAATCAACACAGCACGAGAGCGTTATTGCTAACATCAAAACAGTATTTACGAATAAGAAGGTAATTATGTTATGTCTTTTTTCAGGGTTGATGTTAGGGCCTCTGGAAGGCTTTTCTGATGTTTGGGGCTCTGGTTTTTTAAAGCAAGCTTACAGTTTGAGCTCAACAACCGCCAATTATCTTCCTTCAATGATTTATATAGGGATGTGTTTTGGTTCGCCTATTTTAAGTTTGATCGCAGAAAAAACAGGGTATTATCTGGGAACAATTATTGTCGCGGGGGCTGTTATGTTTCTAACCTTCGTAGCTCTTGTGGCCGGTGTATTAACCGTACCCAGTATTACAATAAGTTTCATTTTGGTTGGGATGTGTTGTTCCTACCAAATTCTGGCCATTTATAAAGTATCGACTTATATGCCAGAAAACCTTGCTGGCTTAACTACGGCTATTGCCAACATGATCATTATGATTTTTGGTTATGGTTTTCATTCTGCCATTGGATTTGTGATTAATTCCTATGGTGGAACCCATGTTACTCAAGCTTTTGTCTATGGTATTGGTGTTATTCCTGTGACATTGGCGGTAGGTATTATTGGCTTTCTTTTGGTGGCATACAAGGAAAAATACAATACATCAAATTCTGCATTTGTGGCAGGGTAG
- a CDS encoding Lrp/AsnC family transcriptional regulator, with translation MDRTDKKILDILQSNCQINNQELAELVALSPSSCLRRVKLLEDQGYIKKQVALLEPEKIGLKLTVIVLVGLNSHQPSVMNQFEETIRFLPEVTQCYLITGQSADYLLKVIVPDLNAYQSFLLGKLTCINGVGSVHSSFILRTICETTSLPLDLLD, from the coding sequence ATGGACCGAACTGATAAAAAAATACTTGATATTTTGCAATCTAATTGCCAAATTAATAATCAAGAATTAGCTGAACTAGTCGCCTTATCCCCCTCTTCTTGTCTCCGTCGTGTTAAGCTATTAGAGGATCAAGGTTATATAAAAAAGCAAGTCGCTCTCCTTGAACCAGAAAAGATAGGGCTCAAACTAACGGTTATCGTTTTAGTAGGATTAAATAGTCATCAGCCTAGTGTGATGAATCAATTTGAAGAAACGATTCGTTTTCTTCCCGAAGTAACTCAATGCTATTTAATTACGGGGCAATCTGCAGATTACTTATTGAAAGTTATAGTACCTGATCTCAATGCATATCAATCCTTTTTACTGGGCAAATTAACCTGTATTAATGGAGTTGGTAGTGTTCACTCCAGTTTTATTTTACGTACTATTTGTGAGACAACGTCCCTTCCATTAGATCTTTTAGATTAA
- a CDS encoding nuclear transport factor 2 family protein, which translates to MKKKKYAEYEAAEPYFELVRSALGDLVDGEHFFDVVADNIVYEVLYDLGWPRRIEGRADLMSQFSGYGDYIKLQSADHLIAHKADNGRTVVIEYEVHGTVLATGVKYNNRFCSIIKIESRKIAHWRDYMDSLAAWSALNS; encoded by the coding sequence ATGAAGAAAAAAAAGTATGCGGAATATGAAGCAGCAGAACCGTACTTCGAGCTGGTTCGAAGCGCGTTGGGCGACCTCGTTGATGGCGAGCACTTCTTCGATGTTGTCGCTGACAACATAGTTTACGAAGTCCTCTACGACCTGGGATGGCCTCGACGGATCGAGGGACGCGCCGACCTTATGAGTCAGTTTAGCGGCTATGGAGATTACATCAAACTCCAGTCTGCCGACCATTTGATTGCCCACAAGGCAGATAACGGTCGCACGGTCGTCATCGAGTACGAAGTTCACGGGACAGTCCTTGCGACCGGCGTAAAGTACAATAATCGGTTTTGCTCGATAATAAAAATCGAAAGCCGAAAAATCGCCCATTGGCGAGATTACATGGACTCCTTGGCCGCGTGGAGCGCCCTTAACAGCTGA
- a CDS encoding PAS domain S-box protein, producing the protein MKISKEPINFSNEITDLYNNIVDNAPVGIATLSIDGHFMQVNQAFIEITGYERNELETINYQQLTYSEDCAIDGFNVQQLLDGKVKSYRLEKRYVRKDNKIIWVQVTRSILRSSITEKPLYFIAQIEDVTSRKQAEKALQESENLFRNVIDNAPVGVVIISLDGQLLRVNQTYCDITGYEKEELEDMNYKKLTYAEDMTIDAANVQQLMEGKIHSYCLEKRYIRKDDKTIWVQVTRSLLRDSTTGMPVYFIAQVEDISERKQIEKTLHQSEELFQNIVDNAPIGIATVSIDGHFLQVNSAFCKITGYSQEELTKLTYQELTYPEDLSANFAKVQYLLEGKASSYQIEKRYVRKDGKVIWVQVTRSLLRNQLTGTPLYFIAQMENITERKTTAEKLQKSTEEIADLYANAPCGYHSLDDNDFFTRINNTELHWLGYMADEIIGKMKFSDLLTPTSRRIYQENTSQFKEQGFINDVEMELTRRDGSTFTILMSASGNKGSGGRYVMNRTTMFNITDRKRTERELLESEARFRNIMDHAPIGMATQSLDGQFLLVNRALCEITGYKKEELEELTFQKITYPDDLVLEFENTRKLIEGKSSSYHVEKRQIRKDGTISWIQVTRSILRDTTSGEPIYFIIQVEDINERIISREKIYQLAYHDILTGLPNRQLLLDRLNQAIASAKHHHRFMALMFVDLDKFKHINDTLGHDAGDKLLKEMSARLCCTIRSQDTIARTGGDEFVIILTEISSPQDAAILADKFLKIVKQPLSLQDQQLQITASIGIAIYPNNGLDAAELMKKADMAMYMSKDAGRDRWHFY; encoded by the coding sequence ATGAAAATATCAAAGGAACCAATTAATTTTTCGAACGAAATCACCGATCTTTACAATAATATTGTAGATAATGCTCCAGTTGGAATTGCAACTCTATCTATTGATGGCCATTTTATGCAGGTAAACCAAGCGTTTATAGAAATAACTGGATACGAAAGAAATGAGCTTGAAACAATAAATTATCAACAGCTTACCTATAGTGAAGATTGCGCCATCGATGGTTTCAATGTGCAACAGTTACTAGACGGTAAAGTTAAATCTTATAGATTGGAGAAACGCTATGTCCGAAAAGATAATAAGATTATTTGGGTGCAAGTGACACGCTCTATTTTGAGAAGCTCCATCACAGAAAAACCCCTTTACTTTATTGCTCAAATTGAGGATGTTACCTCTCGTAAACAGGCCGAAAAAGCGCTACAAGAAAGTGAAAATCTTTTCCGCAATGTTATAGATAATGCGCCCGTGGGTGTGGTGATCATATCACTTGATGGTCAGTTATTGAGAGTAAACCAGACTTACTGTGACATCACGGGCTATGAGAAAGAAGAGCTTGAGGATATGAATTATAAAAAGCTCACCTATGCAGAAGATATGACTATTGATGCTGCCAACGTACAACAACTCATGGAAGGTAAAATACATTCTTATTGCTTAGAAAAGCGTTATATTCGAAAAGATGATAAGACTATTTGGGTACAAGTAACACGCTCACTTTTGCGAGATTCTACGACAGGGATGCCGGTCTATTTTATTGCTCAGGTTGAAGATATTTCTGAGCGTAAGCAGATTGAAAAAACCTTACATCAAAGCGAAGAACTTTTTCAAAATATTGTGGATAATGCTCCGATTGGAATAGCAACTGTATCAATCGATGGCCATTTTCTCCAAGTCAACTCCGCTTTCTGTAAAATTACAGGATACAGTCAAGAAGAACTAACAAAGCTCACTTATCAAGAGCTTACTTATCCAGAAGACTTGTCCGCTAACTTTGCCAAAGTGCAGTACCTGCTAGAAGGCAAAGCCAGTTCCTACCAAATAGAAAAGCGTTATGTCCGTAAGGATGGCAAGGTTATTTGGGTACAAGTGACACGTTCTTTGTTGAGAAATCAACTAACAGGAACCCCCTTATATTTCATTGCTCAGATGGAAAACATTACCGAACGCAAAACTACTGCTGAAAAATTGCAAAAATCGACGGAAGAAATTGCCGATCTTTATGCAAATGCGCCATGCGGCTATCACTCACTAGATGACAATGATTTTTTTACACGAATAAATAATACCGAGTTGCATTGGTTAGGATACATGGCTGATGAAATTATCGGAAAAATGAAATTTTCTGATTTGCTAACCCCCACCTCCCGACGTATTTATCAAGAAAATACCTCGCAATTCAAAGAACAAGGATTTATCAATGATGTAGAGATGGAGTTAACTCGCAGGGATGGTTCAACTTTTACGATATTGATGAGCGCGTCAGGAAATAAAGGGTCTGGGGGGCGTTATGTAATGAATCGAACGACAATGTTTAATATTACAGACCGAAAACGGACTGAGCGTGAGCTGCTAGAAAGTGAGGCGCGTTTCCGCAATATTATGGACCATGCCCCAATTGGCATGGCAACCCAATCTCTTGATGGACAATTTTTGTTGGTTAACCGGGCTCTTTGTGAAATTACTGGATACAAGAAAGAAGAGCTTGAGGAACTAACCTTTCAGAAAATTACTTACCCAGACGATTTGGTTCTTGAGTTTGAAAATACCCGCAAGCTAATAGAAGGTAAGAGTAGTTCTTACCATGTTGAGAAAAGGCAAATCCGAAAAGACGGTACGATATCATGGATACAAGTTACACGCTCTATTTTGCGCGATACTACTTCAGGGGAACCCATTTATTTTATCATACAGGTTGAAGATATTAATGAGCGCATAATAAGCAGAGAAAAGATTTATCAACTTGCTTATCACGATATACTCACCGGTCTTCCCAATAGACAATTGCTACTAGATAGGCTTAACCAGGCAATTGCCAGCGCGAAGCATCATCATCGTTTTATGGCTCTCATGTTTGTAGATTTGGATAAGTTCAAGCATATCAACGATACCTTGGGACATGATGCTGGTGATAAACTTCTTAAAGAAATGAGTGCACGATTATGTTGTACCATACGTAGTCAAGACACTATTGCTCGTACAGGTGGTGATGAGTTTGTCATCATTTTAACTGAAATTTCATCGCCTCAGGATGCCGCTATTCTAGCAGATAAATTTCTCAAAATTGTGAAACAACCCCTATCTCTTCAAGATCAGCAATTACAAATTACCGCCAGCATAGGAATAGCAATTTATCCAAATAATGGCCTTGATGCGGCTGAACTAATGAAAAAAGCAGATATGGCAATGTACATGTCAAAAGATGCAGGCAGAGATCGATGGCATTTTTACTAA